TTCCTTATACAAAACTTTCTATCCGTCTTAAGTGTAAATAGTTTCACATTAGATAACATATCATATATACCAGAAACTAAAATAATTCAAAGCCCCCAAAGTCCACACGcaataaatttaatattGCTTGCTTGTTTGATAAAGTATTGCGTAATACCAGATATTTCTGGTTTCGGCAGAATGCAACTATTCACTATATAGTGAACACAAGTATATTATAGAACGATATTCTTAGCTAAACAGGTTGTATATCCTAGTATACTTGAAGTATTACATTTAGTATCTTCTTTGTGGTCTTTGAACTTGAGATCTGGCAGCCAAGTGAGTACCTGGAACAACTTGTTCTGGTAGACCCAAGTAGCTTCTCAAGTATTCAACACCTTCTTCAGTCAAGgtgtagtagtagtattGCCAAGAGAATTGAGTCTTGACGTAACCCCTGGAAGTCAAAGATTGCAAAGCCTTGATGACATACAAGTTCTTGGTGTCAATTTCGTCGTGCTTTGGTTGGTTGAAGTCTTTCTTAGCGACTAGAACACCATCTGTAACAGTAGTTAGTAAAGAGTGGTTCTAAAGGAGCACAATGAGGATATCTGAGTGATGGTACGAGAACATCAGAAGTTGAGAAGGAGCATAGTTATTTTGCATTGAGCTTCTTGATACGGAATAGAACACCAACAGGATTATATGTGTAATAACAGTAATACAGTCAGGAATGGGACGCTTTATGCAACCAACACACTTCTAATCACTGTTCCCAAAATGAAGTTCTGGAATACACTCACATCATTGAACCTTCCTTGTGCACTTTGTTCTCAATTATTCATTTAAACGTACCTTGAAACAACTTTCTGTGAATCTTTGTTCTTTCTTGCTTTGGAATCAACATGATTAACTCAATAGACTACTTGGATTGACGGGTTATGCTAATATCTGAATCAATGTGCTCTTGTTTTAACGTATCTTTTCTCTGTTCCATTGCAAGATCCAGGATTGCGAGGTCCAAGCTAGTGGCCGAGCTAGGGTCTGATGCGGTTTGCGTGGGTGTACCCATCCGGCCCGGGTACCGGACACTGTTTCCTTTCGGAAAACTTTCAGATGGCAGGAAACGTTTCTACAATACACCCATTCATCACATAACATTCTCGAAGCCGCCGAAACTGCTCTTTGCATGGAAATTGTTTTGAATGTATGGGTGTTATAACAGTCACATTGCTTATGTAATATGGTAAAAGTAGCAGCTATTTGTTTCTGCTCTATACATCCCCTACTATTAACACGTTCAACGGCGGTTAATGAAGACATGTGTCAAATGAATTGATATTGATGGTATTACAGTTACGGGACGATGGTAATGTGGTATCAAACCGCGATGTGTTGAAAAGGATACCGTTGGTTCATTGTGCGGTGCTGGTAACATGGCTGTTCATTTTGGTTAAGATCACAAGAGTATACGGATCTTTGTATGAGAAGTCGGCGCTAATAGCGACTTATTGCTCTAATATGCTGTTATTTGGGCTTTCTGATGCTTTGGCCCAGACTATTGCATGTGTTGGAGCGCGTGAGATTGATCCCGTTCCCCGAGTGATAAATGATGCAGCTCAACAGCTGCAGAGGCAGTTTAGAACACAAGAACCGGAGGACATttctgatgatgattttTCTGTGTTTAATGATTACGGTCCTCATGACCTACAAATTGAGGCTTTTGATTCGGATGGTGGCCTGGCGCCTAATACAGATTCATTTGGTGGGACTATTAGAGACATTGGGTTTGGTATGAGATTTAACTTCTATAGATGGCTCTGTTTTATGATATGGGGATGGTTTATTTCGAACTTTCAGGTGCCATGGTATAAACTGCTTAACTATATATATTCTGAGGACCCCACGTTAATACAAGTGCTGAAGAGAGTGCTCACGGATCAACTGCTTTATTCGCCGTTGTCGCTCTATGGGTTTTTCCTGTATTCTAATTACATCATTGAACATGGAAACGAGGAGACCTTCACGCATAAAATAGAGAAGTTATATCTGAGTACGCTTGGTTGCAATTATATCGTGTGGCCTGCTGTACAGTTTATTAACTTTTTGGTCATGCCGAAACGCTTCCAGGTTCCTTTCAGCTCATCTATCGGTGTTTTATGGAACTGCTTCCTATCTATGCGTACAGCGGCAACACGTTAAACAGTGAATAAGgatacatatatatatatatagaaatACATGGTCTTTGTCTATATATCCTTTTAAGTTTCTTAGTAATGCCGCGGTGTTTTCATACAATAGGAGCTTGGCGTTGTTCTCTTTCAATATTTTTGTATCGTTTACTACTaaccttcttcttgaaAAGGTATTTGAACCGGGCAGGAAGATAAAGTTGGACAACAAAATTCAAACCAATCCATACAAGTAGCAACAATTTAAATGAATTGGGAAGTCTGGTGAAATGAAAGATATTCCCGATCCAAGAAGTTGCACTAATGAATAACAACTTCACGGAAACAAAGCCTGAGAAAATAATGTCAATTAGGAACCCAATATTATTTGAAAGAGGCTCTCTGTAAG
The Eremothecium sinecaudum strain ATCC 58844 chromosome II, complete sequence DNA segment above includes these coding regions:
- a CDS encoding 40S ribosomal protein eS10 (Syntenic homolog of Ashbya gossypii AFR569W; Syntenic homolog of Saccharomyces cerevisiae YOR293W (RPS10A) and YMR230W (RPS10B); 1-intron in Ashbya gossypii), with the translated sequence MLIPKQERTKIHRKLFQDGVLVAKKDFNQPKHDEIDTKNLYVIKALQSLTSRGYVKTQFSWQYYYYTLTEEGVEYLRSYLGLPEQVVPGTHLAARSQVQRPQRRY
- a CDS encoding uncharacterized protein (Syntenic homolog of Ashbya gossypii AFR568C; Syntenic homolog of Saccharomyces cerevisiae YOR292C), whose protein sequence is MVLQLRDDGNVVSNRDVLKRIPLVHCAVLVTWLFILVKITRVYGSLYEKSALIATYCSNMLLFGLSDALAQTIACVGAREIDPVPRVINDAAQQLQRQFRTQEPEDISDDDFSVFNDYGPHDLQIEAFDSDGGLAPNTDSFGGTIRDIGFGMRFNFYRWLCFMIWGWFISNFQVPWYKLLNYIYSEDPTLIQVLKRVLTDQLLYSPLSLYGFFLYSNYIIEHGNEETFTHKIEKLYLSTLGCNYIVWPAVQFINFLVMPKRFQVPFSSSIGVLWNCFLSMRTAATR